The Verrucomicrobium spinosum DSM 4136 = JCM 18804 DNA segment GCATCCTTGCGGATGTCCTGCATGAAGAGGTCAAAGCTCGCGCCACCTTTGAAGGTAGGAGCGCGAAGGCACACCCACTTGAAGAAGCGCTCGCGCAGTTCCGGAGTCCAGCCAGCTTTGGCGAATCGCAGGCTCTGAGCCAGCGCAATCTGCTCTTCCTGGGTCGGGGCATTTTCCAGGATCGGGATGGCCTTGGCCACAAAGGCATGGTCTCCCAGGAACGTCAGCACATTCACGAGGTCCACATCCAGCCAGGGTTCACTGGTCGGAAAGATGGAAGACAGACGGCCAATGGCCTTCTTACGAACGCCGTCCGCCGGCTCCCCAAAGCGGGAGAAAGCCAGCATGTTTACCCGCACGTAGAGCTCCCGGTCAGTCCCTTTGAGATCGGCAAACTTGATGCGCTCCAGCGCATTCATCACCGGCTCATAGAAAGCCCTGTCTCCATTGGAAGCACGAGTCAGCGCCATGAGCGCCATCAGCGAGGCACGGGGGGACGTTTCAGCCAGGGCCTTGTCCTTCCAGGTGGCCAGGGGTTGATGCTCCACCGCAATGCGGGCGGCAAAGCGGATGAGACGGTCAGGATGACCGAGCTGCGGCCAGGCAGCTGCCAGCGCCCCGGGGTCCGCATTGCCATGGAAGGCTTCCAGACTGCGGCGCAGTTCGTGAAGTTGTTTCTCCTCGCCCTGAAGCGTCAGCGGTGCAGGAGCAGTGCTTTCCTTGCCCGTGTACGTGACCCGGTAGAGACCGCTCTGCACACGACGACCACCGATGGTGATGTAGAGTGCGCCATCCTTTGGAGAGACTGCCAGGTCCGTGAGCGGCAGCGGATTGGCACTCATGAACTCCTCGAACTCCGCCTTGTACCCGGCACCCTCGGGCTTCATGTGCACGGCGTAGAGTTTGCCATAGCTCCAGTCAGAGATGAAGAACGCCTCCTGGTATTTCGCCGGGAACTTCGCGCCATACCCGAAAGCCACCCCTGTGGGTGAACCAGGGCCGATGTCTGTGACGGGCGGAAGGCTGTCCTCCCAGCGCACCGGCCACTTCTTCGAAAGGGACCGCCAGCCAAACTCGCCACCGCTCTGCACCATGCACACGCGAGTGGGCCGGTACCAGGGCACGCTGAAGTCCCACTCCATGTCCGCGTCATAGGTGAAAAGATCCCCCTGGCGGTTAAAGGCTGCGTCGTACTCGTTGCGGAAGCCGGTGGTGATCAATTCCCACGTCTTGCCATCGGGATCCGTCTTGGCGACCCAGCCACCCGGCGCCATGACATCCCGCATGAAGCCACGCCCGACAAGAGGCGGCAGCAGCACATCCTCCGCCCAATGCCGGGGCACCCGGCTGCTGTCCATCTCAGTGAGAGGTGTCTGATTGCCCACCACGCAATAGAGAGATTTGCCATCCGGTCCCAACACCACAGCGTGAGGACCATGTTCACCGCCCTTGTTGGGGAAGGCACGCAACTGCTCCACCTTGTCGAACTTGTCGTCTTTGTCCGTGTCACTGATCCGGTAGAGTCCACGGGGAAACTTGTCGGAGTTTGTGATGGCATAGAGGTGGCCGAAGGCAAACAGCAGCCCTTGGGCCTCGCCGATCTCCACAGCGATTTCCTCGATCTTCGTGTCCTCCGGTTTGCCATCCAACGCTGGAGGCGTTACGCGATAGAGCTTGCCATACTGGTCGCTCACAATGAGGCGGCCCTTGTCGTCGAAAGTGTTAGCCACCCAGGAGCCCTGAGTTTTCAGCGGCACGCTGTAGAGGAGTTCTGCCTTGAAGCCCTCCTTGAGCTTGATGTCCTTCACCGCCGTGGCTTCCGGCTCCTTCAGGTTGGCAGCCGCGGCAAGGCTCTTTTCATTGAGATTGGCCCAGGATCCGCCTCCCAACGGGGCGAGCGCAATCGCAGGCTTCCAGTCTTTGTCGTCAAATTTTACCTGTTCCCATCCTGCAGGGGCGGTCTCACTGGCCTTCCATGAGGCATCCGTGACGATCTCGGTCTGTCCTTTGTTGCGGGTCTCGATGATGAGCTTCACCAGCACCGCACCTTTGTTCCCGCCGCGGTTGGTTCCAGTGACCGCCAGCACGTTTTGCCCCTTGACCACGGCGTCACTGACTTCCTTGACCTGGACCTTGTCCCATCCCTGGCCCGTGAGCACCGGTTTGCCATTGAGCAGAACGGTCAGTTCATCATCTCCGGTCGCCTGTAGGCGAACGGCATCACTCTGCTGGACATTAAACGTTTTGCGGAGATACACCGTCTGGTTGGGTTTCGCCTCAGCGGCGGACCAGATCCACTGCGGCGTCTCTGCAAGCGCCGTAAAGGCGGCGAGACTGAGAGCTGCCGTGGCGGCGAGGGGAACGGTGATGCGTCGGTAGAGAGAAGGCATGGGTGGTGGCTTGGCGGGACAGAGATAACTGCGAAAAGCATAACGCGTACATCATGAGGGGAATTTCAACTGTGACGTGATCGCGGGACAGCCGCCTTCGGCGGAGACAAAAGACTGGAAGGCGAAAGACAGAAGACCTGAGATGAGGGGCAGCGGCATGTGCTCGAGAAAACTCCATACTCTCTCGGTGCAGCAACCGATATACTGATCTACTGGTTTACCGGACCACTGCGTTACCGAAATGCACTCGCACCCTCCTCCGCACAGGAACTCTCACGGCCCCACGGGGGTCTGTCAGGCCACCCAGAAAAAAGTACCTCACGCGGAGCTCGTTCCCATGGGAGCCCTCCGGCCATTAATTGCCAGCAGGATCTCCGCCCAGTATCCGAACCTGCAATCGAGCTCGCTCATCTCTCATGAGGTGCTGAATGCAGCTCGGCTGGACTACGTGAGGTCCGCGCTGGAGGACCAGTTGGGCGAGCTGACGCACCTGGACGAGGAGGTGGTGGAAAGTCTGCACAAGCATGAGGTGCTGAGCGCACGTCCTCTGGATGACCCAGAGGACAAAGAGTCCAGCTTTGGCGCACGGGTGGCGGACAAGATTGCCAGCTTTGGCGGGAGTTGGACGTTCATCCTCACCTTTGGTGGGTTTCTCGTACTCTGGATCGCCGTCAACGTCTGGTTCCTGGCATCTCGGGCGTTTGATCCCTACCCCTTCATTTTGCTGAATTTGATCCTCTCCTGTCTGGCAGCCATGCAGGCCCCCGTCATCATGATGAGCCAGAACCGGCAAGAGACCCGGGACCGGAGGAGGGCGGAGAATGACTACAAGATCAACCTCAAGTCCGAGCTGGAAATTCGCCATCTGCACGAGAAAGTGGACTACCTCCTGCACCAGCAGGCCACTCGCCTGCTGGAGATCCAGGAGATCCAGCTCGACCTCATGCGGGAGCTGGCCAATCAAGGAAAAAGTGATGCAGGGACGCGGTCGGCTCGAAAAGGTGACGAGACTAATCACGTTTAGGATCCTCCCGGCTCTCCCCCGGCCAAGGTGGCCGATTTTTCACTATTGCTCGACTGTCCGTGGACAGTTCTTTTTCACTGACTCCTTCCGCCTCCGTTTTCCTGACTGGTCCCATGATGCCCTCCGTGCTTCGCCGGCTGCTGCCGGTCCTTTTCCCGTTCCTGTATCTTTCCTGCCTGGCCCTGCCGAAATCCATCCTTGCCCAGGACCAACCCGCTACGGAGGATGACATCCCCATCCCCCGCGCTGACATCAAGCTGGCCCATACCACGACCTCGGCCCGGTTGTATGAACCAGACGAGCGCCCCCCGGTGGCGGTCATGGTCTTCGGGTCCGGAGATGGAGGATGGTCAGCATGGGAAGATGCCGTGAGTCACTGGCTCCGGGATGCCGGAGTCTATGTCATCGGGCTGGATCTGCGCGAGTATGCAGCCAAAGACTACACGGCGGAGCTGTTGGGCCGGGACATGGCCACCCTCGCAGCCGAGGCCGCCAGCCGGGGCGGTGGCGATGACAGCACGCCAGTTATCTATGCAGGCTGGAGCATGGGGGCGGTGCAAGCGGTACCGGCAGCAGCATGGAAGGAACGCCCCGCCGCGCTCAAGGGCATCATCATGCTCAGTGCCGACAGCCGGGGGCGCTTTGGCCTCAGAGCCTCTGATGAACTCGGCGTCACCCCCACCGGTCCTGGCACCTTCAGTCTGGGTGACTTTACTCCTGCGATGGCGGGCCTGCGGGTCGCGCAGTTCCATGGAGGCGCGGATTTCATGGCCTCCACTGCCTGGATCCAGAGCTTGAAGACGCCTCATGAACTCTACGTGATCGGCGGCGCCAACCACGGCTTTGACGGGCCGGCCGACGAGTTTGCGGAGGATCTTCTGCGCGGTGTTCATTGGGTGTTGGGGGATGACAGCGCGGCGGCACCACCGCCGGAAGGCGAACTCCCCTTCGGCCTCTCCCCCCTCTGGCCAGTAGCCGCCCTGGCCATCGGCCTCTCCATCTTTTTCCTCGTCTCCAAGAAACACTCCATCGCCGTGCTGGCATGGGCCGTCACGCTCATGGGGCTGGTGGACCTGCTGGAAGCGCTTTTTCAAAAGCCGCCGACCGTACTGGCCTGGATGGAGCAATGGGTACCCCTAGGGGTGACGGAAAAAAGCCGACTGCTGCTGCTGCTCTCCGGCCTGGCCCTTCTCTCCCTTGCACGCGGTTTGCGCAGGCGGAAGCATCTGGCCTGGCTCCTCGTGCTCGTACTGCTTAGCGTGTCCGTGGTGCTGCATTTGTCCCGGGCATTCGACTGGCACCACGCCCTGGCCGCTGCCGTGCTGCTCATCCCCCTGGTCAGGTGGAGGCAGCAGTTTGTGGCGAGGTCAGACGCGCCGTCGGTTCGCATCGCCGGACTGGTGGCCTTTTCACTGGCGTTTGGCCTCATGATTTATGGCACCGTGGGCATCCGGCAGTACAGTGAGTCCGGCAAGGTCGGAGCAGCGCTCTCATGGGCAGACTGTCTCCACGGGGCTGGCGCGGCGGTGTTCATGCAAAAGTCGGAGTTGGACCATGACGGTGGCCGGGAGGTGCGGGGCTTCCTCGCCACACTCCGCACCGGCAGCTTACTTAGCTCCATGCTGGTACTGGCCCTGCTGCTGCGCCCCGTACTGGCCAAGCGCCATCCGGAGGCCACCGACGATGAACGCGAGCGCATGACAAAGATCATCGCCGAGTACGGTCGGGACCCAATGGACAACTTCGCCCTGCTGCCCGACAAGCGCTGCTTCTTCACGAAGGATGGCAAAGGGCTGGTCACCTATGCCCTGTGGCGAAAATATGCCGTGGCCCTGGCAGATCCCATCTGTCCGCCGGAAGGGCGCGCCGCAGCCGTGGCGGAGTTCCGCGCCTTCTGCCGCAACCAGGACTGGCAGCCCATCTTCTACTGCGTGCACGTCTCGAACCGCCCCCTTTACGAGGAGGAGGATTTCGTCACCTTCAAGGTGGGTGAAGACGCCCGCCTGGATGTCGCGGAGTTCAAACTGGAGGGTGGAAAGTTCCAAAATCTGCGCACCGCCCGCAACAAGGCACGCAAAGGCGGCCTCACTTTCCAGTGGTATGACGGTACACCCCACACCGATCACGGGCTTGAGGCCCAGCTCACGCTGATCTCCCAGGAATGGCTGGCCCACAAGCACGGCGGAGAGATGACCTTCGACCTCGGGGCCTTCAGCATCGACAGCATTCGCAAACACGGCGTGGCGATCGTGCGCAACCCAGAGGGCCGGATCGAAACTTTTGCCACATGGCTCCCCTACCATCAGGGCAAGGGACGCTGCCTGGATCTCATGCGCGGGCGCGCGGAGGCGCGGGATGTGCTGGACTTCCTCATTGTGGAGGCCATCGACCATTTCAAGGCGCAAGGAGTCCAGGAGGTCAGCCTCGGGAATGCCCCACTCGCGAACGTCAATGCCGGTGACGGGCAGGCCCTGGAGTGTCGCAAGGAACGCGCCGTGCAGTTTCTCTTCGACAACTTTGACAAGTTCTACGGCTACAAAAGCCTGTTCAACTTCAAGAAGAAGTACCAGCCAGAATGGCAGGGCCGCTACATCGCCTATCCGCCGGGCGTAGGACTGGCCATGGCAGGACTTGCCATCGCAGGGGTACACTTGCCTAAAGGGTTCATGGGGCTGGTCAGGTCCTAGGAAACGAGGACGTTGGGGAGACCAGGGCGTGTTTGAAAAGATGATTCGGGCCTGAAGGGCCGCCAGATAAGTACCGTACGGTTGGGTGGTCATTCGGCGGTGGTCGCATGCCCCTGCACTTTGAGGTGACGGCCATCTCTCGATCCCGCCCACGACACAACTCTTGTATGGCCCACATCCCTAAAAATTCCCTTCACGAGCTGGACGCTGTGAGCCTCTCAAACCCGCCACCTGGGGGCGGCGTTGCCCCACTGAGGCTGACGAACGGCTTGTCGAGCCAACCCGACCACCTTGCGCGTCTCCACCGATCCCCTCATAGAAAGACGAGGGACCAACCCATCCTCACCAAAGCCATGATCACCTCTGATCAGCTCGACGCCTTTCGCGCAGGCCTACGGCGTTGCGAGGGCTACACCACCCTCAACATGCTTAAAGAAGCTGAGAGGGAACTGCTCCAGCTCCCTGCGGAACTGCGCCTGACGCTTCCCTACCTGATGGTCAGCATGAACTTCTTCATCCACTGCCGCCAGTGGGACATGGCCACCAGGATTGGAGCGTGCATTCTCGAGAGCTGGCCCGATTGTGAAGACGTGCGGAGGCTGGCCATGCAGTGCTACGTGCGAAATGGCTGCCGCGGTGAGCTGCCGCCCGCCCTGCTCCAGGCTCCAGGCACACTCCGGCAGGTCATTCGACCGGGAAGAAACTTCGGCCGGAACTGAAGCTGCCCGGCCAACGATGCCTCAGGAAACAACCCAACAGTGACGCCAGTCTCGTCCCAAAGCGAAAAAAGGGGGATCTCCGTTGGAGCCCCCTTCAAAGTGACAGCAATGGCTCAGGCAATGGGTACGCTCACCCAGAAGGTGGTCGTGTTGTCCTGCGAATTCACTCCGAGACGGATGTTCATCTGGTGGCAAAGCATCGCGGCGATGGTCAGGCCGAGGCCCAGATGGTTGCTGTTCTTCGTGCCCGTGAACGGACGGAAGATCTCACTTTGTTTCTCCAGAGTGATGGATGATCCCGTGTTGCTGATAAGGATATCGACCAAGCGCTCGCTTGCTGGAGAGATGACGCCTGGACCGTGGACCTGCATGAGAGCGCGGCCACCCGTGCGCTGGACGGATTCAGCTGCGTTTTTGAGGATCTCCACGAGCAATTCCTTGAGCTTGGTGGGGTCCACCAAAACCGGGGGGAGGCCAGGGGAAACTTCCAGATCAAAAGCGACGCCATTTTTTGAGAAGGGATCCTGAAAAGAGGCCCCCACCACAGCGATGTACTCGTTCAGATTGAGTGGCTGCAAGGTGACTTTGGCGCATCCGCCAGCAGCGCGAATGCGCTCGCTGAGGCCTGAAATGTTAACCGAAGCCTCTTTGATATGCTGCATGTTCTCCAGCACCCCGGGATCGAGGTCATCATTCATCAGAATGAGGCTGCTGAAGCCCTGAATGATGGCCAGCATGTTGTTCAGCTTGTGGGTCAACCCTCTTAAGAGCTCCTGGTGGTAGCCGTCGGCCGACTGTGGCCCAAGATTGAGGTTCGTGGGGTAAACGAACTGCATGGACTGCCCCGTTGAAGCATCTGTGGCCATCATGAATACGAGTTGAAATTAATTAACAAAGCCTGAATGTCCACATCTTATTCACAATTCCAGTGAGGTACACAAGACATTCATTGTGAGGCGCTTTTATCCTGAGATAGAGTCTGTACCACCGGAACTGTCCACATCCAGCTCGCGTACCCGCTTACGATCACGCTCGCTCTGTACAGCGTGACGCAGTTTTTCCCTGACGTCCTCCGCTCCCGCGATGGCTTTCAAGTCCAGTTCTGGGGTGGAAGCATCTGAGGTGATGAGGGACAGATTGCCCAGCCCGAGCATCCGCAAGACAAACGGCTGCTCCAGGCTGTAATCCTTCACGCGGTAGAGTTCGAGTTCATCCAGCCGACGGTTCAAGATGCCACTGGTCTTTCGAAGCCGCTGGGTGGTGAGTTCGTAGTGAGTGGCTTTAGTCACCCACCAGCGTGCAATCCACAGACCAAGCGGAACCACCAGACCAGCGAGGGACAGCCCCCCGGTGAAGGGAAAGGCCACGAGGCAGCCAATGGCCAGAAGGATGCAGAAAAAATAGAACCAAAAGTGCACCCACTGGGAGGAGTGCCCCTTCCACAGGGTGGTTTCACCCGGTGCGGACGGATTAACGCGGTCGTCGGTAGGCATGTTGTTGGGCAAATGTTGTTTGCTACAACAAAGCATAGCGCAGAATACCGACCACCGCCAAGAGAAGCGTTCATGAAATCACCCACACCGCTGGGCCACGCCCCTCTCACCCAGGTGAGCAAGTCTCCCGTGCCCACGGCGGCAAGCACAGGAAGTTGGTCGAGGCGCGCCAAATCATCCAAGGCTGGACTACACGCCCGGCGGCTGGAACTTCTCCAAACGCCACGCCTCAAACTGCTCCTTGCTCGTACGATATCGGGCACCACAACGGGGGCAGGTCATGGTGAGCATCTCATCATCGCCGAACGCATGACTGAGGTCGTCGTCAGCCAGCTTGGCCAGCACGGGATAGAGCCGCTCCAGATTGCAGCCGCAATGCCACACGTAGAGCCGGGTTTCCAGCAGACTCAGCGTCTCCGTCTTGTCCATCTCACGGATCGAGTCATCGGTGAGCGAGGCCAGCCACTCTTCATCACAGTCCGGCTGGGCCGAGACCATGACGATGTCTTCCTCCCCATGGCGGAAGAGACGCGTCGTGCGCTGCTCACTTTGGGTGTAGAAGCCCTCGACCGCCTTGAAGACATCATTTCCGGCAAAGTCCACCATGCTCTGGCGGGCCGCCTTTCCCTGGGCGGCCGTCTGGGCGATGAAGATGTTCTTCCCAAAATCCCGCACATCCTCGGTGAAGACACGTCCGGCGACTCTTCCCGGGCGTGATCCCCCGGTGACAAAGACATTCACGAGCGGGTTGTGGAAGTTGAGCGTCCAGCCACACGTTTCGTCCTGGGGACGGGAGGCGAGATGCAGCGTCAGGGCCGCGAGCGCCTCCTTGAGCAGGAGATCGTTGGTGTTGGAGTACTTCAACTCGTGCTCGGCACGATGGAGGTAGTAATCAATGTACAGGGGCTCAAAGTCGGCTCTGGCCACTAGCGCGTTACGTCCTCGCACAAAATAAGTGCGGACCTCGAGCGGGCTGGCTTCAGTGTCTGTCATGGCTGCTGATCTGAGATTCGGGGGTTAAGGGGGGCTGGGGACATAGCAGAGGCTGGCCCATTGGGGAAACGCAATGTGCGTCTGTAGAAACTTACTGCGAGAGGCGTGCCATCTAGTATGCTCAATCTTTTCTTACGCTTCCCGAGCGACTTATGAATCGTCGTCACTTCCTCAATTTCATCACCGCCTCGAGCGCTCTTGAGGGCCTAACCCGCGCCGGCCTGGGTCAGGAAACAGGTGTTGCACCTGTTGCAGAATCGCTGCCTCCGACGCGCGCCCTGACCCTGGGATCAAAATTCCACTGGTTCGCCTACTATGACAAGCTCCAGTTTGACCCCACGGACCGCTATATCCTGAGCAATCAGGTGGACTTCGAAGGGCGCACCCCGGGACCGGATGACGTCCTGCGCGTGGGAATGATCGACACGGCAGACGGCGACAAGTGGACCGAACTGGGCACCTCGACCGCCTGGGGCTGGCAACAGGGCTGCATGCTCCAGTGGCTTCCCGGCTCACAGAGCAAGATCATCTGGAATGATCGGGACAAAGCCACCCAACGCTACGTGAGCCACATTCTGGATGTGAAGACGGGTGAGAAACGCACCCTCCCCCTCCCGGTGTACACCATCAGTCCAGACGGGAAGTGGGCGGTAACGCCTGACTTCGCCCGCATCGACTACTGCCGCAGCGGCTATGGCTACAGCGGCATCCCAGACCCTTGCTCGAATGAAAAAGCGCCCGCCAAGAGTGGCATCTGGCGCATGAATCTGGAGACGGGTGAGCACCAGCTCATCTTCTCCATCGCGGACGCGGTCGCCGTCCCACACCCGGAATTGGATCTCACCCAACTGTGGAACTGGTTCAACCATCTCCTGATTTCCCCCGATGGCAAACGCCTCATCTTCCTGCACCGCTGGCGAGAGCGGGTGGACATCCCGCGCGAGCAAAAGGCGGGCGGCTTCAAAACCCGGATGTTCACCGTGAATCTCGATGGCACGGAACCGTATGTGCTGGAGCCCAGCGGCGTGGTCAGCCACTTCATCTGGCGCGATCCCGAGCATCTCGTCGCGTGGGCCAAACCCACTGCTGAACCCGAGGCACGGGTGATCGTGTACAAGGACAAGACTCGGGAGTACACCAAACTCGGTGCGGACAAGATCACCGTGGACGGGCACATGACCTACCTTCCCCACCGGAACAACGAATGGCTCCTCTGCGACACCTATCCCGACCCGGTGCGCCGACTGCAGACGCCGTTCCTTTACCATATCCCCACGGATCGACGTATTCCCTTGGGGCATTTCTTTGAGCCTCGCGAGTACAAGGGAGAGTACCGTTGTGACACCCACCCGCGCTCCAGCAATGATGGCAAAAAAGTCGTGATCGACTCGGTGCATGCTGGCAACGGCCGGCAGATGTACCTGATTGACGTATCAGGGATCCATTAAAGTGCGTCTTTTTTCGGCGACCAGGTCTGGGCAGGTTCACCCCTTCTCTGCCTTCGCGTTTTAATTGGCGAATGCATGGAATCCCCCCCCTTTCTCTGTCATCCAACATGCAGACAACATACAGAGTTTCCACTTTCCAGAGTCGGAAGATCCCTTAGAATAAGCCAAACCCCTATGGAAAGCGATGTTGTGGACACCGCGATACCGTGATGCTCAGCCCGTCCCGGTGCCCCCCGCGAACTCTGCCTCCACCATGGGAGTTGGCTTGTCTGATTGATGAAAAAGAACCGCTGGCGTTTCATTCTTCTCACTTCCTGGATCCTGTTTACCGTTGCTTTCCTTCTGCGGGAAGTGCTGCTCCGCATCAGCAGTGTGGATGACCGGAGTTTGCTGCCTTGGGCTTTGACCCACACTCCCAGCCATTGGGCTGTCATGCTCACGCTGGCTTCGTTGGCGTACGCCATGTTCGTTTTCGCCCCCCTCCAACTGCCCTTTATGGCCCTGTGGACGGTGCGGAAAACGCCCGTGCCTGCGAGAAAAAAACTTCCCGTCCTGCTCATCCCCTGCGCGCTTATTTCCACTTGGTGGGTGAGCGACACTCTCCGCCATCCGCCCGACTCCAAGGGCCATTTCGAGGCAGTCATGTCCCACCCTCTTCCAGTGGGTTCCTCGCACTTCATGGCCATCCACCCCCTGGGGACTGGCACCTTTGCAGAAATTTGGGGCAGCGTGCACGGCTACCGGATGAAGCTGCCCTCCAAGGAGGCGACGCACTATTGCCGCAGCCTGGGTGGGGCCCAATACGACTTTGTCGTGGAGTCGCTCGCAGACCCCTATGATGACTTCTTGAGCAGTCTGCCAAAGGAATGGGGCTACGCCTTGGGGCTGCCTCATTTGCAGGTGCATCAGTTGCCGCCCATCTGTGGCAAACCCGCTTTTGCCATGGTGGATCCCACCCGCGATGACATGCTGGTCATGGTATGGCAGCAGGGCCAGCTCGACTCACGTCCAGCGCAACATCTCTATCCCACCCGCTCTGCTGAGCCCGACTTCTACGCCAACGCGAAGAACAAGCCAGGGCAGTGAGTTCCACCTCCAATATCGGGACCCAAATACTGATTCCAACCGGATTCACCATGCTGCCAACGCTGCGGCCACCCTCGTGCGATCCTCTGGATTTTCGTAAGCAGTCGGATCGAAAGGGGCCTCGCGCTGATTGAGAGCCCCGAGCGCGTCAGTGCGGCCAGTAGGAAGGTGGAAGTGACGCGATTTTCATGGTTCTTCAGGTCCGTCGAGCGGTCATGACGATCAAGGGTGACTTCCCCCCAGTTCACCAGCCTTTTTTCGACACGGCATCGGCAAAGCAGTCAGGCACTATAGCTCGTCAGTCGCACCACCCGCGCCTCCCAATTTCAACCATCTCCAAAAGCTCCAGCCCTCCTCCCCCACAAAAAACCGGCCGTCCCCGCAGGAGCGACCGGTTTACTGAATTACTGGTTTACCGAGTTACCGACCCACCGTTTCACTTGGCCGCATTCTTCTCTCCCCAGGCCTTCACGAAATCAATGCACTGCTTGATGTCAGGCACGTTGTCTTCCCACTTGTTCTCGTATTCCACGGAGATATTGCCATCGAAGCCCTGAGCCTTGAGCTCAGCCAGGCAGCCCGCCACATCGCTCACGCCGGTGCCATAGATCTGGTCAGGGCCCTGTTTGCCGATTTCCTTGCGGTCTTTCAGGTGGCTGCTGATGATGCGGCCTTTGAGAATCTTGAGACACTCGATGGGCTGAAGCCCGCTGGTGGCCCAGTGACCGGTGTCGGCGCAGGCACCGATGCGGGGGTCGCGGTCCTTCACGAGGTCACGCACATAGTTCGGGTCCCAGAGCTGGTAGCTGCGGTCCAGCGGGCGCTTGGCGTGCTCATGATAGCCAACCTTGATGTCGAACTCCTTCACGCACTTCTCGATGGCGTCGATGTTCTTCACGTCTTCGGTCGTGATGGCGTAGAGGCCGAGTTTCTTGGCGAACTCAAAGATCTGACGCCACTCGGCTTCGTCCTTGCCACCCACGACGCCGTAGTTCACGGCCTTGATCTTGTGCTGGGCCAGCTTGTCCTGAAGCGCCTTGAAGTCGGCGTCGTTCATGGTGTGATGCAGCTTGCGATCCGGAGCCTCGGGGCTGAGCTTCTGGCCGGGATAGAACTCGATAACGGTGGCACCGGCCTTCTCGGCCTTTTCAATCGCCTCGAACGCGGTGAAACGGTTGAAGCTG contains these protein-coding regions:
- a CDS encoding sugar phosphate isomerase/epimerase family protein, with the translated sequence MKTSHRYFSLLAAGSMAVMCSLFAANPIPQEVKQGGFAIGPQAYSFNRFTAFEAIEKAEKAGATVIEFYPGQKLSPEAPDRKLHHTMNDADFKALQDKLAQHKIKAVNYGVVGGKDEAEWRQIFEFAKKLGLYAITTEDVKNIDAIEKCVKEFDIKVGYHEHAKRPLDRSYQLWDPNYVRDLVKDRDPRIGACADTGHWATSGLQPIECLKILKGRIISSHLKDRKEIGKQGPDQIYGTGVSDVAGCLAELKAQGFDGNISVEYENKWEDNVPDIKQCIDFVKAWGEKNAAK
- a CDS encoding Hsp33 family molecular chaperone HslO, yielding MTDTEASPLEVRTYFVRGRNALVARADFEPLYIDYYLHRAEHELKYSNTNDLLLKEALAALTLHLASRPQDETCGWTLNFHNPLVNVFVTGGSRPGRVAGRVFTEDVRDFGKNIFIAQTAAQGKAARQSMVDFAGNDVFKAVEGFYTQSEQRTTRLFRHGEEDIVMVSAQPDCDEEWLASLTDDSIREMDKTETLSLLETRLYVWHCGCNLERLYPVLAKLADDDLSHAFGDDEMLTMTCPRCGARYRTSKEQFEAWRLEKFQPPGV